The Apostichopus japonicus isolate 1M-3 chromosome 3, ASM3797524v1, whole genome shotgun sequence region attcaattattgtatctcactcgagatccagcctttctctaaatgcagcatatatagttgtttaacagtttttccgttattcctatatatatatatatatatatatatatatacgggttTGACCTTATTATGCAGGAAGTTTCCACCATGTTTTTTTATCCAATCCATTGCCACAGCCACCGTAATATCCTTTTGGACTTTTTTATTCTGgtaaaaatacatttttctcGATTTTTCCCATCATAAAACATAACCAACCACCAAAACTGAGCTGCTTTGTACATTCCACCTTTCTCGTATAGCATACATTCTACCATAAAGCCttaaaggcatcgaagactcgcccaaaccgcgtgcggccatctgaagaagtttattttctgttgctcgcaagtgacgttttgttcgtgtcgctacaaaatccagacagtaatgaaacgtgataccttgttatcttaagctggacctgagatgtacaTCTCtatatcgtttgtatactgtgctgtgggtattgaccgcaactgtatgtactgactgtacactagtgtctaattaccgacggtaggaagctgtgtgtgtattttctgggatcgatggtggtgtttaacacttctgttacacctcattcgaaactaggtcagattaccggcattagacgtttctttttgcgcgagtcttcacaccctttaaatgttAGTTTTGTTCTCCTTTTTTCTCGCATAGCCTAACCGACTGCCATACTGCCGAAATAAACCTGTCGTTGTACCCATACTTCTCCTTTTATTATTCCTGTTTCCTGACATTTTGCTCGTTATTTTGTGAACGCGCATCTAACCCCTCACACCCCCTTCCCTATCCTGAAGGGGATTTGCTATGCACACTGAGCTCTACAGGTTGCATCCTCGGTGTATGTTGAAATCTTGGTTGAAATACGGTCACCATGGATTCCCCACAAGCACAATTTTTTAGCGAATAAGAAACTCACGCTCCGTAGATTTTCTAACGCTAGCTGTGCAGTCACATGCAATGTTTTGGAGATGGCTGTCGTGGAACTGCATTCTCATCCAGTTTTAGTGAAATACAGGGCTAGTCTATGCACCAGAGGCACTATTTTCATGATAATTGTGTTCATTTTGACCGTGATACCACCACTTTTGATTGCATATCGTAGTGAAGGTTTGATGTCTTTTCTCAGTCATTTCACAACCGTCGAATATTACTATTTGATTAGCCTGTTAAAGCGTAACTACACAACGCTAGTACTAATAACATAGGCGTAGACTAGGCCTATAACGGCTATAGCATATTTCGTTAGGATAATAACGGGcataataatattattgtttCATCGGTCAACTAATAAATTATTACTAATTCTATTTCTAGCCTAGACCTGCTAAGTACTGTAAATGTAACAGCAAGTCAAGCCGAGACCTAAGCATGAGTAACAAACCAGATCCACCAGTGCCCCTAAGACTAGTAAGAGTGGACAGTAAGAGTAAGACTACTTCGTAAgactaaatttgaaaatgtaaaaaaataaataggcCTAACTTAAGTTTTGGCCTAAATAAATAACCATGGAGATTGGTGCCTAAAACGGAGATTTAATAAACTTTCCAAATTCTAATAAAATTCCTGTTTTTCACATTCTAACAAGTTATTTGTGTTCAGCATTGTATTCTTTGACAACTTTCTTTGACTTTCCAAAAGTTCTGTAGCCTATCCGATTTGTTTTAACGGTGAAAGAATTTTGCTATTGagatttgaatatatacatagaaCTGGAGTCTCAAAGTAAAACCAGTAGAGTTGGAAGGTATTGCTATCTCATGTTAGTTTTACAATATGGTACTTACGAAGGCCTATGGTAACTTTCTGTATGATTAAAGCTATAGGTGTATCAATAGGACCAAGGCTTCTTAATCAGGCTTAAGTTACCTACGTAGTCACCCGTGGACCTATAAGTAGCAAGTAATATATTGTAGCAAGTGTCACAGGCCGTTTGTACTACCTTGTGCTGAAAGTTGGAGTGTGTAGTGCTTGTTGAACAAGGcttttttttaaccaaattttgttttcttccaaCTAGGCCTAATGAATCTTTTGTTTCAGTCAAATAGCCACCTTTAAAGAATATAAAACAGAAGAAAGATTGTCGAATAGTGATTTTTAGCTCCTTCAAATCTGAAAAAATTGGATGCTCATCGCTTAATTCTAAAAGAATGCTGCTTTCAGCTATATGCCAACTTGTGCCAGCACCAAGTATCTTGTACAAATTTAAATGTAGCTTTCAAAGGGCTTTTGTAAGTAGTTATTCATCTATAGATTTCTTCCTCACTATCTCTACAGGATTTTGGATAAGGGAGGCCTTTTACCGAGAACAGCCTAGCGTTGTATTTAAGCATGGAATTTTGCTTGTTTTAGGAATGAGAGATGGTTCTTATGTGACATGGAGTACTTATTCAAATTTTAATCTGTTGGAGCAAAGTCATCTTATCATACCAGTCGTGAAGGTAAAGTGAACATGAGCTTTTTCTTACCTCAGAGTATACTATGCTTCTACCAATTCATGCTTTGATGTTAGATTAATTGATCAATTTCAAAACTAGTATGCAGTTTATGAATGCTACACATatgatatttatttgaaattgtttctGTTTATGCAATGTTATCAATTCTCTTCGATGTGATTTTTCCTGTTTCATTTTGTACCATCcatatcattacatatataaccTAATGTTCATGGGAGGAAATGTCTTAGAAACCATTGCTGTTATCCATATTTGTAAATATGAGTGTTGATGTGGGATATGATAAGGTAAACATTTGTTTACAagtatttgtttacattcaaaactACTAGTTGTGAGCATACATGTAAACAGAAATGAATGAACCACTGTTGATTTTCAGACAAGAGAAGAAGATGTGAACAGAGATGGAAAAAGTGATAAACTTCACTTTAATCTGGAAGTTCCAGTTTCTGACTCTCAGGATGTTGTGTCAGTGGAGATGATCCTCGTCTTCGattacaaattaaatgtaaGTAGGAGGGTAATGAAAAGAATAACTCTTTATCTTTAATGTGGAGGgttataattaatttaaatccTGATGTTAATGTCTCACCCTGACATCTTGAATGTGCATAGTACCAGAGGGTGTAAAATAgtaggaggggtgggggggggaggtggggaggaCACAAAGTTTGAAgggcagtgggacatgtgactttCATCTCAGAAAACAAACTGTGTGATAACCTCAAAATGTCCTGAAAATATTGACCTTTTGTGCTGTTATTCTGTTTAACAAATTCCATGATTTGAATGTTCTTCACCAACCAACACTTTTGCATACTAGCTTTTATTTTTACTCTACAAAGGGGCTGATGGTCCTTTTGAAATAACAatatggcaattttttttaacttttcaataaCATAGAGAGGCACTTCTAATTTATGAAATTGTTTGAGAATTTTTCACAAACCTTGTGAAATTGTTTGAATTCCCCCCGTTTGCCTAGGTTTTTGCCATCTTTGGTAGGATTGTTGAAACAAGTTTGATGGTTTTAAGGAAAGTGTCTGACAGAAGAGACCATCTACAGTAGTCTATTTGTTGCTAACAGGGTTAGTTATAACATGGTCAATCCTATTGAAAGtgactgtgatgtcataaatgTAAGAAAAAGAAGTGTAACGTACAGCACCACAACACATCTTTCTCAAACTCAAGATAGGGATACCATCTCTGTAGTTCAAATCAGTTTTTACAGCGTATTGTGTACTGATGATAATAATTGAAATAAGGATATCTTTACCTCGCACGTAACCCTACTTGTATTTAGagtataaacaaatttaaaaaacacGTAATTTATCACAGAAAGGTAAGTTGTTGAAAACCAAAACACAAAGTCAAAATTCCACTTTTAAAAGATTTGAAATAATTAGTTGGTCAAGCTAGAAAGGTTATTTACAAAGATAGTGTAAAGTGCCCTAAAAATTGGCATTTATGCATTTGCTTTAGCAGTCCTGAATCTTTCATTTTACAGCGCTTCTCCACACTTCATATGGAGTCGATGGCCTTCATTCAACGTGCATCGTTTGCTGCGGGAGCCAAGTTTGTAGCTGAAGGAGATCTCAGGTTACAGCTGAAACAACCGTTAGCACATAAAGGCAGTGATACAAGATATAATGTAAGTCTTTATGTCTTTAAGTTTTCACCAAGCGAACTGATGATTGCATTGTATCAAAACATTACATACCTGGTTTTCCTGCTTGAGATGTGAATAGTATCTATCTATTTGCATGCGGTGTTCAGACTTCAAAGAAGTAAAAGTTGAGCCAATAGAGGCTACAGCCGACCAATTTTGGATTTTTAGCTTTCGTTCTTGTGACATGTTCGCTATTTGTTATTTTTGCCTGCAGGTTGCAATAATAGACGAAAACAGCGTCTTTGTAGAGGACTACACACTCTCAAACATATTTAGTAACTATTTGAGCAGAAACGGTGAGAGATTATTTCATTAATGATATATTGTCATGTTTAAATTTGCGCATAAGATTCAATTTTATCTTCTTTGGTTCAtgcaatttttaaatattttttgcagGGTCCAGatctttataaaaataatatggTGTTAAGCCTTCACAAAGTCTGTATAATAATAAAGCTTAGTCTAGACATACCACACTTTATTATTTAGCTATCCcgaatttgcatataagaatcaggactgaagttgatattttcattatCCGTTGCACTTTGTGgatataaagaaaaacttttcCCTACCTACTTGCACTTTACTAGTACCAAGAGTTAAAGCTGGTAGAATGTGGTTTATATGAAATTATCCAACCCGCTACGTTGACTTAAATTTgccttttaattatttttgtttttgtttgaacaGTGAGCACATATTTTGACTGCAAGTATCCGATATGGCAGACTGGTCGAGGAGCTGGGCAACCGTTTATAATTACAGGATCTGTCAGCTACCCAGAGGAGCTGATCATATATCCTTTACGTCTTGACCGTCGGTGTTTGTACATCTATTTAAGCAATAGGACAGGAAATATACCAGATGCATAGCTCATTAATCCGTAACAGTGTCGTATACCAGAGCTCAATAGGGATTGGAAAACCTAACAACAATAAACCCCCAAaatctgattgattgattgacaaATTGATTGATCATATGTATCAGTTTTTTGACAATGTTCAATAGGGATTGGAAAacctaacaacaacaaaaacctcCAAaatctgattgattgattgattgacaaATTCATTGATCATATGTATCAGTTTTTTTACAATGTTCAATAGGGATTGGAAAACCTAACAACAAAAAACCTCCAAAAACTGATTGTTTGATTGACAAATGCATTGATCATATGTATCAGTTTTTTTAAACCATGTTCAATAGGGATTGGAAAACCTAACAACAGCATAACACCAAaatctgattgattgattgacaaATTGATTGATCATATGTATCAGTTTTTTGACAATGTTCAATAGGTATTGGAAAacctaacaacaacaaaacctcCAAaatctgattgattgattaattgattgaaaaattgatTGATCATATTATTAGTTTTTTTAACCATGTTCACTAGGATTGGAAAacctaacaacaacaaaacctcTAAaatctgattgattgattgacaaATTGATTGATTGTATGTAACAGTTTTTTAAACCATGCTTAcaaaaaatattccatttgCTAAGTTTGAATGGCATGTGTTTGCATACAAATCTATCTTTGTAAAATTGTATGGTGTAAATATGGATCAATTTTGGATTCCTTGTCCCTTTTATTTTGCCCCATTGTTGGCCTACCTATTCCTTCTATTTCCCCAATATTTTTCCCCATACTTTTTCGACATTTTCATTCCTTCGTTTCGTCCAACTATTTTGTGAGGTTGTGTCGAACGGCTTGCATTCCATGACATGAAGCATCTTAAGTCGCTGAGTTTATGTTTACTCTAAAATCACTGCTAGATTCTGAAAAAGGAAGTTTCCTTAACCTGTATCATACATATATTCCAGGATTTTGGCAGACCATTAAGATGGGATGGATCCAGTATCTATCGGTCCTCGTAATCTTTGTCTTTCTTATGGAGAAAGTTAAAATGTTTGTGTTTGAAAACCAAGTCATTACCACGATTATCGAGAGACCGTCTGCTTCCAAGAACCATGCCATGTAGAGAAGATCTAACCCGTTTGGTCCGTTACACACCAGAAGACAGTATCGATGCCTCACTGCTGTTGCAATGAATCCATAAAGCCATGAATTTAGTCTTGTAAATAACACGGAAAGTAAATAATGGTCTACAAGACCGTTCAATTTTGTCCGCTGCTGATATGAATGAGGTTATCTCTAAGTTCCTCTCAGTGGATCCCTGCTTTACTTCTACCATCATCTTAAAGGAATTTCTGTGGGCCTGGTAGCCATCACACCATAACATGACAAGACTGATGTACTGCTAGCTTTGCATATCTGTGGGGGACTATTCTGGATGGCTCTGGACAATGGgattgggggaagggggaagttATGATGCCCCACAAAATGAAGCATATTTACCCACGTTTGATTGAAAGGTTGAAAGTTATGAAAACCATTGAAAAAGTACTACGTGTGGGGTTAAAagtttttgataaaaaaatattgtagtCATTTAGCATATCTAGCAAATTTAATGGTCCCTGTTCCCCTTTATTAGGGTTACTAACAATACATAGTGGTTATATACAGCTTACAGAGGTCTTTTTACTCAGTGTAGATCTGTAAGGAATCCACTATAACTTTAGAATATCTGTCAGGGCTCTGCGGGGACAATGTGACTTTCGAGAGGTATCGATGTAGGTCTATGATGAAAGTGTCCCAAGTCAATGGAGGCAGTTTAGAGTATTAACATCAAATCTTTGTCACTGAGTTGATATTGTTTTACGATGAGAAGGGTTTATATTAttgttgcctatatatatattattaatacatAGGATCATCATGGGTACAGGTTTTTCTTCATAGAAATGAGGTACACTCAGATGTTATAGTTTGTACATACCAAGCTGGGTGTACGACGCCTCCTTTAATAGTGGCTTAGCTTTACCTTTCCACCTGAAACAACAGGCAACTTCAGGACCACTCCTTGAAAGGAAGAAGAATATGACTTGTGGGTCATTGCTAGTGTGCATGCACAATTCACATATAGTAGGGGTGGATCTAAGACTGTATGAAGGAGCAGACGTGGCCCTGTCATTGAAGCCCACTTCCATGGTCGGGGGTTACCTGCACCAACACTTCTAAAGACATTATTAAAACTTTGATATGCCAAATCCTCCATTCTGAGGCATATGAAGAGTAAAGTAAGGTCTACAGATAGGACTAAAGGCAAGGTTGTACTTAATTACTTTTTAGTTTTTGTGTGAGGGTGAAGTGATGGGAGAGGGCAATAGTGTGTActaccacctcccccccccctccccaccccctctgaTTCCTTGTCTGTATTGTGTTTATACCCCAGTGTATAAGTTAAATACAAGCAATTTAAAGAAActtgtgaaatgtttgtttcttcaaaGAGAGAAGTTTGCCACTAAGACTGAAATGTGCTTGAAGCAAGGGGTATATCGATGACTTACGGTTTTTAATATTAGTAATCATTTTGAGGAattataaagcgcagacatatccaccgataacagTGCTCAAGGAACATCACAATATCACCTTGATCAaacagagacaatccctccacaagTTGGAAGGGTTAGTGATGAGCAAAAACAATTGACCGATTGGCCCAGGAGATTTAAAGGGTAGGAATTGAAACATCTAACCCATAATGACCTGGGCAAAATTGTATCATGTAAGAAGCAAAATGGTGTGGTACAGGAAATGCCAGTTTCCATTGAGGAacccaatgccccccccccccttttgtgAAAGGCCTGGCGATGTCGCCATTTATATCACTGAGTCAGTAGCCTCTTTGACTGATCTGCCCCTGTGTGGTAGATTCCCCTTGATCTTAAGGACATCTTAACAACTTTATCACCTTGAAACTTTGTAGTCATTGTCAAATTGTGTACATATTTCAGtttgttttattacatttaATTATTACAGTCATCTTATtgtgtttctgtttttctctGATGTGATGGAATATTTCTGTAGCCTTGATGGCCAAAATGATCCATTGTGGGTATattctctcctctcctctcctctcctctcctctcctctcctctcctctcctctcctctcctctcctctcctctcctctcctctcctctcctctcctctcctctcctctcctctcctctcctctcctctcctctcctctcctctcctctcctctcctctcctctcctctcctctcctctcctctcctctcctctcctctcctctcctctcctctcctctcctctcctctcctctcctctcctctcctctcctctcctctcctctcctctcctctcctctcctctcctctcctctcctctcctctcctctcctctcctctcctctcctctcctctcctctcctctcctctcctctcctctcctctcctctcctctcctctcctctcctctcctctcctctcctctcctctcctctcctctcctttctttctttgcaaAATAAGAGCTACAAGTATGTATCCTCCCAACAACACTCCTTCACTGCTCACGTCACCGAGTgcgttttcaaagaaaagatATTTCCAAGTTACGCAAATATGTGACCACATATCATTAGCCTCCAGACAAAAAAAAGCTCCAGAAAAATCGTTAGCATGAGAAGCAAATATCAACAGTAAGTCTGCTATTCCAGTGACTCAACCTTGACGATCGCACACGCGTGCACCGAAATTACCCTGTAACATATCTCTTACGTGTATAATATCACGTAACGTCGACGCCCGGTTTACTGCGCAACTCCAGCGACAGCCGCGTACGACGGTATCATTATCTCACTGAAAAATATGTGTGCACGTTTCATACGCGCGTTCATCGGTGTGTACGTGCGCACGTAAGCACACATAGTGACGAAACAGTTTCTGAAGCGTCTTAGCAACACGTGAAAGTCTGCGGCTCTAGAAGGATACAGCTAAAGATCATTGTTATACGACGTATAAACTGCAATGGACAGCGATCagttccagccatctgaggcaACTAATTACAACTTGAGTTATAGACGAAAAGGCCTTGTCCTGCCACCGATTAAATTCCACCAGATACCGTCTATTGTTCTGAGTGACGTCCCTAAATTACAGCCGAGAAAATTCCCGATTGAGCCAATTGGACCGCATCGACGTTGGGAAAAGCTAGCTCAGGGACAAGTCTGTAACATCAGGTCGGCCTTTCCTTTTTAAGCATATCTGTAGGACCATAGACAAGAATtgctgaaattttatttcagaatcTGAAAAGACTATTTCGGGCAAATAAATCGTTGTACTCTTCTCCACCACAGAGATGTAGGATATATTTCTGATgtggttggggatgggggggggggtccatggGTATACACTAGCTGTTATTTGTTGGTGGGTGTATGGGCTCCAAATGAGGAATCCGGAGCTTTATGGGGCCCGGCTGCGAGGGACGAAACACCCTGGCATCTGCAGCATTGTCATAcatttcttgttgtttgttttcagCAACAAAACAGATGTATGAAAGAGGAATAACTTTGAACTTtatcttcctttccttttttgtcCCCAATAAGTTGAACCAATGAGCTATAATCTTCAGTTGAGAGGCAAATTTGACATCGAATAACATAAGTTATTGTGTTGCCATGAAGACTCAATGTGGGAGGGTATAACCAGCGATTCAGTGCCGGGAGGGAACAAACATTAACATGCATATGTCTTAATTTTACGTACAAAACCCGACCAGCACAATATATTGATTACAATTCTGTAATTTATACTCATGTGATAAGACATTATTACTTTTCCGAACATGTCAGAAATTTGACCGATAAACCAATCATCGTCGGAACCTCAGCTCGTAGCTCTCAAAGGACAAAGCCCGCCAAAGTTGCAAAGACTGGTTGCTCACTGCCAGAACTCACCGGCTCGTCGAAACGAGAAGAGGAGCAAGAAGCGGAAGAAAGTGAGGACGAGAGGGATACCGATGAGGAGTTTGTACCCACTGAGCAGTTAAATGAGCTGTGTCTTAAGTTTCGTTGGTCAACCACGAACGAAAAGGCTATGCAGGGCGCACATCTGCCAATTCCCAAAGTGAGTTTACTCAGTAACGGTATAATACacatccaccaaaaaaaaaaagatcacaATGAAAGCTTTCAGTTGAGCCaattgtccttttttttttatcaacatgCAGTTTCAGCGCTCTTAAAAAAAGTTGGTttgagtttttttgttgttgctcaTTGATATATCGAAAGAGCGATATGCTCTGAAATCAAGCCTAGCGGACTGAGTAGCCTAAcgtagaaaaatatatatgagtTCTGATAGATGGTTAAAGGATGAGTTTAGGCAAGAATATTAGCCTTGTTAAGTCACTTTAATTGACGAGCTTCAGATGATTATGGTATAATTTCTTAGCAAATTACAAGAAGTAGTAATAGTTCATATTGTAACGTGGATCGATAGCACATTAGCAGGCACATTAAAC contains the following coding sequences:
- the LOC139960983 gene encoding transmembrane protein 231-like, whose protein sequence is MAVVELHSHPVLVKYRASLCTRGTIFMIIVFILTVIPPLLIAYRSEGFWIREAFYREQPSVVFKHGILLVLGMRDGSYVTWSTYSNFNLLEQSHLIIPVVKTREEDVNRDGKSDKLHFNLEVPVSDSQDVVSVEMILVFDYKLNRFSTLHMESMAFIQRASFAAGAKFVAEGDLRLQLKQPLAHKGSDTRYNVAIIDENSVFVEDYTLSNIFSNYLSRNVSTYFDCKYPIWQTGRGAGQPFIITGSVSYPEELIIYIPGFWQTIKMGWIQYLSVLVIFVFLMEKVKMFVFENQVITTIIERPSASKNHAM